Proteins encoded together in one Lachnospiraceae bacterium JLR.KK008 window:
- a CDS encoding glycosyltransferase encodes MKFTFVSNYINHHQIPIADLLYGKLGEDYCFIQTEQMEQERAQMGWNVKRDLLPYLKCWYEEPDVCGKLVRESEIVVFGGVEDERYIEERLRLGRPVIRYSERLYREGQWKAVSPRGLLKKYRDHTRYRKKNVWLLCSGAYVASDFHIVRAYPDRMYQWGYFTETRYYEMEELMSGKPGASGKPVELLFAGRFLPLKHPEYPLMLAQRLQEKGLPFHLTMTGGGELDESLRAQVRENGLQEKVTFTGYQNPSEVRGYMERADIFLMTSNYLEGWGAVINEAMNSGCAVIADAKIGAVPFLLKHEKNGMVYADKNLREFLEYGERLVRDRELCRHLGRKAYDTIVRLWNPQFAAESLLKFAEGILAGKPCYNREGPLSKAAVISPRAGYAYTRAEKSNRWSEDKTGSGKVER; translated from the coding sequence ATGAAATTTACCTTTGTGTCTAATTATATCAATCATCATCAAATACCGATCGCTGATCTGCTGTATGGAAAACTGGGAGAGGACTATTGCTTTATTCAGACAGAGCAGATGGAGCAGGAGCGGGCGCAGATGGGCTGGAATGTCAAAAGAGATCTGCTGCCGTATCTGAAATGCTGGTATGAAGAGCCGGATGTGTGCGGCAAGCTGGTGCGTGAGAGTGAGATTGTCGTATTCGGCGGCGTGGAGGATGAGCGATATATCGAGGAGCGGCTGCGGCTGGGGCGGCCTGTCATCCGTTACAGCGAACGGCTGTACCGGGAGGGGCAGTGGAAGGCCGTCTCTCCGAGGGGACTCCTGAAGAAATACCGGGATCATACGAGGTATCGGAAGAAAAATGTCTGGTTACTATGTTCGGGCGCTTATGTGGCCTCGGATTTTCATATTGTGCGGGCCTATCCGGACCGGATGTATCAGTGGGGATATTTTACCGAAACGAGGTACTATGAGATGGAGGAGCTGATGTCCGGCAAGCCCGGCGCATCGGGAAAACCGGTGGAGCTTTTGTTTGCGGGGCGTTTTCTGCCGCTGAAACACCCGGAATATCCGCTTATGCTGGCACAGCGTTTACAGGAGAAGGGGCTGCCCTTTCATCTGACGATGACTGGCGGCGGTGAGCTGGACGAGAGTTTGCGGGCGCAGGTACGGGAAAACGGCCTGCAGGAAAAGGTCACATTTACCGGCTACCAAAACCCGTCGGAAGTGCGTGGCTATATGGAACGGGCAGATATATTCCTGATGACGAGCAATTATCTGGAAGGATGGGGCGCGGTTATCAACGAGGCGATGAACAGCGGCTGCGCCGTCATTGCCGATGCGAAGATCGGTGCGGTGCCGTTTTTACTGAAGCATGAAAAAAACGGCATGGTCTATGCCGATAAAAATCTTCGGGAATTTCTGGAATATGGAGAGCGGCTTGTCAGAGACAGGGAGCTTTGCAGGCATCTTGGTAGGAAGGCATATGACACGATTGTCAGATTGTGGAATCCGCAGTTTGCGGCGGAAAGCCTGCTGAAATTCGCGGAAGGAATCCTGGCCGGAAAGCCCTGTTATAACAGAGAAGGGCCATTGAGCAAGGCGGCCGTCATCTCTCCGCGGGCAGGGTATGCTTATACGCGGGCAGAAAAAAGCAACAGATGGTCGGAGGATAAAACAGGCTCCGGAAAGGTTGAAAGATGA
- a CDS encoding glycosyltransferase family 4 protein — protein sequence MKDKRRAMKVLWLCNIMLPAIARSLGFPASNKEGWLSGLAAMIGSEGDKEMELGICFPVDGEPIRGRAGALAYYGFPEDMVHPENYDAALETALEKIIEDFEPDIVHCFGTEYPHTLAMTRAFDRPQRTLIGIQGLCFVYADAYMADLPQRICRRTLLRDFLRKDNLLQQQEKYRRRGEYEKEAISRAAHVTGRTDWDKKWTAAVNADASYHFMNETLRPQFYGAQWDRRHCRRFSIFLSQGNYPIKGLHYMLEALPKVLERYPGAHVYVAGDEITRFNTVREKIKISNYGKYLRELIGKYHLQQAVTFLGRLDADQMLEQYLRSHVFVSPSAIENSPNSVGEAMLLGMPVVSSDVGGVHNMLTAGKEGFLYEPADTDALAQHICFMFDEREETAVLEMARAARAHALRTHDPQSNYRRLMEIYHEIYLCV from the coding sequence ATGAAAGATAAGAGAAGAGCAATGAAAGTATTATGGCTTTGCAATATTATGCTTCCGGCCATTGCCAGGAGTCTGGGGTTTCCTGCCAGCAATAAGGAAGGGTGGCTGTCCGGTCTGGCTGCGATGATCGGGAGCGAAGGGGATAAAGAGATGGAGCTCGGTATCTGTTTTCCGGTGGACGGGGAGCCGATACGGGGCAGGGCCGGCGCACTTGCCTACTACGGATTTCCGGAGGATATGGTCCATCCGGAAAATTATGACGCTGCCCTGGAGACGGCTCTGGAAAAGATTATAGAGGATTTCGAGCCGGACATCGTTCATTGTTTCGGCACAGAATATCCGCATACGCTGGCGATGACAAGGGCCTTTGACAGGCCGCAGCGCACGCTGATCGGTATTCAGGGGCTGTGCTTTGTCTATGCGGATGCTTATATGGCGGATCTGCCGCAGCGGATCTGCAGGCGGACTTTGCTGCGGGATTTCCTGCGGAAGGATAATCTGTTGCAGCAGCAGGAAAAATACCGCAGGCGCGGAGAATATGAGAAGGAAGCGATCAGCCGCGCGGCGCATGTGACCGGGCGGACTGACTGGGATAAAAAATGGACGGCGGCCGTCAATGCGGACGCATCCTATCATTTTATGAATGAGACGCTGCGGCCACAGTTTTACGGAGCGCAGTGGGACAGACGGCATTGCCGCAGGTTCAGCATTTTTTTGAGTCAGGGCAACTATCCGATCAAGGGACTGCACTATATGCTGGAAGCACTGCCGAAAGTGCTGGAGCGTTATCCGGGGGCGCACGTATATGTGGCAGGTGACGAAATCACCCGCTTTAACACTGTCAGGGAAAAGATCAAAATATCGAATTATGGAAAATACCTGCGGGAGTTGATCGGGAAATACCATCTGCAGCAGGCAGTGACCTTTCTCGGACGGCTTGATGCCGACCAGATGCTGGAGCAGTATTTGCGGAGCCATGTCTTTGTCTCCCCGTCCGCGATTGAGAACTCGCCGAATTCGGTAGGGGAGGCGATGCTTCTGGGGATGCCGGTCGTCAGCTCAGATGTTGGCGGCGTCCATAATATGCTGACAGCCGGAAAAGAAGGCTTCCTGTACGAGCCGGCAGATACGGATGCTCTTGCGCAGCATATCTGCTTTATGTTCGATGAGAGAGAGGAAACGGCTGTGCTGGAAATGGCGCGGGCAGCCAGAGCGCACGCACTGCGTACCCACGACCCGCAGAGCAATTACAGACGGCTGATGGAGATCTACCATGAAATTTACCTTTGTGTCTAA
- a CDS encoding glycosyltransferase has protein sequence MVKQITFSVVIVCLNAGQELLRTVDSVLRQSYSNYEIIVKDGMSGDGYVERLPADERLRIVRQKDKGIYDAMNQAISLTTGDYVIFLNCGDYFYDEKVLEKVNAWIATDKASTEIYYGDIYNRNVSAKVISNPHINAFACYRNVPCHQACFYSGVLMKRRRYQPQYKVRADYEHFLGCYFEDGVRPAAMRIVVASYEGGGFSETKENRKRSRREHEEIVNKYMSRRQILKYRFLMTVTLAPLRTKIAQSEKLSGIYHKAKACIYARKEG, from the coding sequence ATGGTAAAACAGATCACGTTCAGCGTCGTCATCGTCTGTCTGAATGCGGGACAGGAATTATTGCGTACGGTGGACAGCGTGCTCAGACAGAGCTATTCCAACTATGAAATCATTGTCAAGGACGGAATGTCCGGGGATGGTTACGTGGAGAGACTGCCCGCGGATGAACGGCTCCGCATTGTCCGTCAGAAAGATAAGGGGATTTACGACGCCATGAATCAGGCGATTTCGCTGACAACGGGCGACTATGTGATATTTTTAAACTGCGGCGATTACTTTTATGACGAAAAGGTGCTGGAGAAGGTAAACGCATGGATTGCTACGGATAAGGCGTCCACGGAAATTTACTATGGTGATATTTATAACCGGAACGTATCGGCGAAAGTCATTTCCAATCCCCATATCAATGCTTTTGCCTGTTACCGGAATGTGCCCTGTCATCAGGCGTGCTTCTACAGCGGGGTGCTGATGAAACGCAGGCGTTATCAGCCGCAGTATAAGGTGCGGGCCGATTACGAACATTTTCTTGGCTGCTATTTTGAGGACGGCGTACGCCCTGCGGCAATGCGGATTGTAGTCGCTTCCTATGAGGGCGGCGGCTTTTCGGAGACGAAAGAAAACAGAAAACGTTCCAGGAGAGAGCATGAAGAGATCGTAAACAAATATATGAGCAGACGCCAGATTCTGAAATATCGTTTCCTGATGACAGTCACACTTGCACCGCTGCGGACGAAGATTGCACAGAGTGAAAAACTGTCCGGTATTTATCATAAAGCAAAGGCCTGCATTTATGCGCGAAAAGAAGGATGA
- a CDS encoding EpsG family protein, whose amino-acid sequence MTVYIILTIVTVGIAALVRKQEDTMAGGCLMTRQQACNRVCLLALFLLLFAVSACRYQVGNDYSRYEEFFHLIPLKQVVPTEFGFNLIVLAMQSLFGIDTRLTIFALFAFVTICFMLQAVYDQSEQFLFSFFLFMTLSYYFQSLNTVRYYLAWSVAVFSMKYVLKRQYGKFLLLILPTATIHKSVLIVIPIYLLANLTWKRWHFIVLALFAVSGLVLRDFYLRVIVALYPSYENTSYLDGGTSVINIIRIIGVFFLTLLYYRAAIAGQRQNRFYFHLNLFALLLYTCGSFVPEISRVGYYMTAGHIFLLPSVIRQIPSVSQRRFWRVVVIGAAVLYFVIFLIKAQDPLVRIVPYHTWIFPGGISGKAV is encoded by the coding sequence ATGACTGTATATATCATACTGACGATCGTCACAGTGGGAATAGCGGCTTTGGTGAGAAAGCAGGAAGACACAATGGCGGGGGGCTGTCTTATGACGAGACAACAGGCCTGTAACCGGGTCTGCCTGCTTGCGCTTTTTTTGCTGTTATTTGCGGTGTCTGCCTGTCGTTATCAGGTAGGAAATGATTACAGCCGTTATGAAGAGTTTTTTCATCTGATTCCTCTGAAGCAGGTCGTGCCAACAGAATTTGGGTTTAATCTTATCGTGCTGGCGATGCAGTCTTTATTTGGGATTGATACCAGGCTGACGATTTTCGCCCTTTTTGCCTTTGTGACGATCTGCTTTATGCTTCAGGCGGTATATGACCAGAGCGAACAGTTTCTTTTTTCTTTTTTTCTGTTTATGACACTTAGCTATTATTTCCAGAGCCTGAACACGGTGCGCTATTACCTCGCCTGGTCGGTGGCAGTGTTTTCGATGAAATATGTGCTCAAACGTCAGTATGGCAAGTTTTTGCTGTTGATCCTGCCGACGGCTACCATTCATAAGTCGGTACTTATTGTCATTCCGATTTATCTGCTGGCGAATCTGACGTGGAAGCGGTGGCACTTCATTGTCCTGGCGTTGTTTGCCGTGAGTGGTCTTGTGCTGAGAGATTTTTATCTGCGGGTGATCGTGGCATTGTATCCAAGCTATGAGAATACGTCCTATTTGGATGGCGGCACTTCTGTAATTAATATTATCAGGATTATCGGAGTCTTTTTCCTCACCCTGCTCTATTATCGGGCGGCGATTGCCGGTCAGAGGCAGAACCGGTTTTATTTTCACCTGAATCTGTTTGCCCTGCTTTTGTATACCTGCGGGTCCTTTGTGCCGGAAATATCGAGAGTGGGATATTATATGACGGCGGGACATATTTTTCTGCTTCCTTCCGTGATCAGGCAGATACCGTCCGTATCACAGCGCAGGTTCTGGCGGGTTGTGGTAATCGGGGCGGCGGTGCTTTATTTTGTGATCTTTCTGATCAAGGCGCAGGACCCGCTTGTGCGGATCGTGCCCTATCACACATGGATATTCCCGGGAGGTATATCCGGAAAGGCGGTATAA
- a CDS encoding glycosyltransferase family A protein: MRLQQLISAVDQIPAQLVDKMNVNCDAVLINQCDHFGYEEIRRGGYLIRAYSLKEKGVGLSRNNALMRADGDLCLFSDEDIIYEDGYEKKIIGEFERHPEADMLLFNVEVCEARRTYHNDAYERVRLYNCGRYPAYSFAMRTETVHRKNICYSLLFGGGARYSNGEDSLFIRDCIRSGMRVYKTPVTIGREQERESTWFSGYHEKFFFDRGVLYEHLYGRLAKPVAMRFLLAHRAVMCREIPVKKAYELMCQGLKEARK, from the coding sequence ATGAGACTTCAGCAGCTCATCTCCGCGGTCGATCAGATACCGGCGCAGCTCGTAGATAAGATGAATGTGAATTGTGACGCGGTGCTGATTAACCAATGTGATCATTTTGGTTATGAGGAGATCAGACGGGGCGGGTACCTGATCAGAGCCTACAGCCTGAAGGAAAAAGGGGTCGGTCTGAGCCGCAACAACGCGCTGATGCGCGCTGATGGAGATCTCTGCCTGTTTTCTGATGAAGACATCATCTATGAAGACGGGTATGAGAAGAAGATCATCGGGGAGTTCGAACGTCATCCGGAGGCGGACATGCTTCTCTTTAATGTGGAAGTGTGCGAGGCCAGACGGACTTATCACAATGATGCCTATGAGAGAGTGAGACTTTATAACTGTGGCCGCTATCCGGCCTATAGCTTTGCCATGCGCACGGAGACAGTACACAGAAAAAACATTTGTTATTCATTGCTGTTCGGCGGCGGCGCCCGGTACAGCAACGGGGAAGACAGTTTGTTTATCCGCGATTGTATCAGGAGCGGTATGCGAGTATACAAAACACCTGTTACGATTGGCAGAGAGCAGGAACGGGAGTCAACCTGGTTTTCCGGGTATCATGAGAAGTTTTTCTTTGACCGGGGTGTGTTGTATGAACATTTATATGGCAGGCTGGCAAAGCCTGTGGCCATGCGTTTTCTGCTGGCGCACAGGGCGGTCATGTGCCGGGAGATACCAGTGAAGAAAGCTTATGAACTGATGTGTCAGGGGCTGAAGGAAGCGAGAAAATAG